The following are encoded in a window of Streptomyces sp. Go-475 genomic DNA:
- a CDS encoding response regulator transcription factor, which translates to MASVLVVEDDQFVRSALIRHLTDASHTVRSVGTALEALREVAHVRFDVVILDLGLPDLDGSEALKMLRGITDVPVIVATARDDEAEIVRLLNAGADDYLTKPFSVEHLSARMAAVLRRARSGSGEGQPSPVLRVGGLTVDPLRRQAELDGARLDLTRREFDLLAFLARRPGVVVPRKELLAEVWQQSYGDDQTIDVHLSWLRRKLGETAASPRYLHTLRGVGVKLEPPGAEAPR; encoded by the coding sequence ATGGCAAGTGTGCTCGTGGTCGAGGACGACCAGTTCGTACGCTCGGCGCTCATCCGGCACCTGACCGACGCCTCGCACACCGTGCGCAGCGTCGGTACGGCACTGGAGGCGCTGCGCGAGGTCGCCCACGTCCGCTTCGACGTGGTGATCCTGGACCTCGGACTGCCCGATCTCGACGGGTCCGAGGCCCTGAAGATGCTGCGCGGCATCACGGACGTGCCGGTGATCGTCGCCACCGCCCGGGACGACGAGGCGGAGATCGTCCGGCTGCTGAACGCCGGAGCGGACGACTACCTGACCAAGCCCTTCTCCGTCGAGCACCTCTCGGCCCGCATGGCGGCCGTGCTGCGCCGCGCCCGCTCCGGCTCCGGGGAAGGGCAGCCCTCCCCGGTGCTCCGGGTCGGCGGCCTGACCGTCGACCCGCTGCGCCGTCAGGCCGAGCTGGACGGCGCCCGGCTCGACCTCACCCGCCGCGAGTTCGACCTGCTCGCCTTCCTGGCCCGCCGGCCCGGAGTCGTCGTCCCCCGCAAGGAACTGCTGGCCGAGGTCTGGCAGCAGTCGTACGGCGACGACCAGACCATCGACGTCCATCTGTCCTGGCTGCGGCGGAAACTGGGGGAGACGGCCGCGAGCCCCCGCTATCTGCACACCCTCAGGGGCGTCGGTGTGAAGCTCGAACCGCCGGGGGCGGAGGCGCCGCGATGA
- a CDS encoding fused MFS/spermidine synthase yields MGKSRSGRRRAGAEAVVESVDGGLAELIPDRERARAWTLVIDGAPQSHVDLDDPAYLSFEYQRRLGHVIDLVAPPGRPVHAVHLGGGALTLARYVAATRPRSTQQVVERDAALVRLVRRELPLDPNARIRVRSVDAREGLAKVPDGWADLVITDVFSGARTPAHLTSTEFLDDVRRALKPGGVHAANLADGPPLTHLRGQIATAAARFEQLALVADPTVLRGKRFGNAVLVASDLPLPVAELTRRAASDPHPGRVEHGRTLTDFTGGAVPVTDLAAVASPAPPASAFT; encoded by the coding sequence GTGGGAAAGTCCAGGAGCGGGCGGCGCAGAGCCGGTGCAGAAGCCGTCGTCGAGAGTGTCGACGGCGGGCTCGCCGAGCTGATCCCCGACCGTGAGCGGGCCCGGGCCTGGACCCTCGTGATCGACGGGGCCCCGCAGTCGCACGTCGACCTGGATGACCCGGCGTACCTGTCCTTCGAGTACCAGCGCCGGCTCGGGCACGTCATCGACCTCGTCGCCCCGCCGGGCCGGCCCGTGCACGCCGTGCACCTCGGCGGCGGCGCCCTCACCCTCGCCCGGTACGTCGCCGCCACCCGGCCCCGCTCCACCCAGCAGGTCGTCGAGCGGGACGCCGCCCTCGTGCGACTGGTCCGCCGCGAGCTGCCGTTGGACCCGAACGCGCGGATCCGGGTGCGGTCCGTCGACGCCCGCGAGGGACTCGCCAAGGTGCCGGACGGCTGGGCCGACCTCGTCATCACCGACGTGTTCAGCGGCGCCCGGACACCGGCCCACCTGACCTCGACGGAGTTCCTCGACGACGTCCGCAGGGCTCTCAAGCCCGGCGGCGTCCACGCCGCCAACCTCGCCGACGGGCCGCCGCTGACCCACCTGCGCGGCCAGATCGCCACCGCCGCCGCCCGTTTCGAGCAGCTCGCGCTGGTCGCCGACCCGACGGTGCTGCGCGGCAAGCGCTTCGGCAACGCCGTCCTGGTCGCCTCCGACCTCCCGCTGCCCGTCGCCGAGCTGACCCGCCGCGCCGCCTCCGACCCGCACCCGGGCCGGGTCGAGCACGGCAGGACGCTCACCGACTTCACCGGCGGGGCCGTGCCCGTCACGGATCTCGCGGCGGTGGCGTCCCCGGCGCCGCCCGCTTCGGCGTTCACATAG
- a CDS encoding histidine phosphatase family protein translates to MAARILLARHGQTEWSLSGKHTGRTDVPLLEEGRRGAKLLGERLHRAPYDGLPGVEVRTSPLARARETCELAGFGDRARAWDALLEWDYGAYEGMTPADIQAVRPGWLIWRDGVPEGETLAEVTARADEVVSWARSEDRDVLIFAHGHILRSIGARWLGLPLDFAARIRLNPTSLSVLGWAYGEPAIESWNDLGHLA, encoded by the coding sequence ATGGCTGCGCGCATCCTGCTGGCCCGCCACGGACAGACCGAGTGGTCCCTGTCCGGCAAGCACACGGGCAGGACCGACGTGCCGCTTCTGGAGGAGGGCCGGCGCGGCGCCAAGCTGCTCGGCGAGCGCCTGCACCGGGCGCCCTACGACGGCCTGCCCGGCGTCGAGGTGCGCACCAGCCCGCTGGCACGCGCGCGTGAGACGTGCGAACTGGCCGGTTTCGGGGACCGCGCGCGTGCCTGGGACGCGTTGCTGGAGTGGGACTACGGCGCGTACGAGGGCATGACGCCGGCGGACATCCAGGCCGTCCGGCCCGGCTGGCTGATCTGGCGCGACGGCGTCCCCGAGGGCGAGACGCTCGCCGAGGTGACGGCCCGGGCGGACGAGGTCGTCTCCTGGGCCCGCTCCGAGGACCGCGACGTCCTGATCTTCGCCCACGGCCACATCCTGCGCTCCATCGGCGCGCGCTGGCTGGGCCTGCCGCTCGACTTCGCGGCCCGGATACGGCTGAACCCGACGTCCCTGTCGGTGCTCGGCTGGGCCTACGGGGAGCCGGCGATCGAGAGCTGGAACGACCTGGGGCACCTGGCCTAG
- a CDS encoding phosphatase PAP2 family protein, producing MPHTETPGTEAAPARRLRWWTELPLILLVYACYTAGRLLARGDVSGAVDHGLALLRFEKALYLNFEHPLNRLFTREAWIGIPADFWYASLHYLVTPAILVWLFRSRAVRYRAARTWLMTSTLIGLIGFTLLPTCPPRLLDASHGFVDTMAQYSSYGWWGGAASAPRGMGGMTNQYAAMPSLHVGWALWCGVMLWRYGGTRTAKAAGVAYPLITTIVVMGTANHYFLDAVAGAAVMGVGLLLAPVVMRTSDRVRAQLLPRVTPVAADSSGAGSPIVSAGCQTSAGERIPRQREPRLGAGAEPGASPKDAGDGAPAPAR from the coding sequence ATGCCGCACACCGAGACACCGGGCACCGAGGCGGCCCCCGCGCGCAGGCTGCGCTGGTGGACCGAGCTGCCGCTGATCCTGCTGGTGTACGCGTGCTACACGGCGGGCCGGCTCCTCGCCCGGGGCGACGTCTCCGGTGCGGTCGACCACGGTCTGGCGCTCCTGCGCTTCGAGAAGGCCCTGTACCTCAACTTCGAGCACCCGCTCAACCGCCTCTTCACGCGCGAGGCCTGGATAGGCATACCGGCGGACTTCTGGTACGCGTCCCTGCACTACCTGGTCACGCCGGCGATCCTCGTCTGGCTCTTCCGCTCCCGGGCCGTGCGCTACCGCGCCGCGCGGACGTGGCTGATGACGTCCACCCTCATCGGCCTGATCGGTTTCACCCTGCTGCCGACCTGCCCGCCCCGGCTCCTCGACGCGAGCCACGGCTTCGTCGACACGATGGCCCAGTACAGCTCCTACGGCTGGTGGGGCGGCGCGGCGAGCGCGCCGCGCGGCATGGGGGGCATGACCAACCAGTACGCGGCCATGCCGAGTCTGCACGTGGGCTGGGCCCTGTGGTGCGGAGTGATGCTGTGGCGCTACGGCGGCACGCGCACGGCGAAGGCGGCCGGTGTCGCCTACCCGCTGATCACGACGATCGTGGTCATGGGCACCGCCAACCACTACTTCCTCGACGCCGTCGCGGGCGCGGCCGTCATGGGCGTCGGACTGCTGCTGGCGCCGGTCGTGATGCGGACGTCGGACCGGGTCAGGGCACAGCTCCTGCCGCGTGTCACGCCGGTCGCGGCGGACTCTTCCGGCGCAGGTTCCCCGATTGTCAGTGCCGGATGCCAGACTTCCGCGGGTGAGCGAATTCCACGGCAGCGCGAGCCGCGGCTCGGAGCGGGAGCCGAGCCGGGTGCCTCCCCCAAGGACGCGGGGGACGGCGCTCCGGCACCGGCTCGCTGA
- a CDS encoding AAA family ATPase codes for MTTVFDPSAAAAQATDAILHDTLHGTARGVVVDSPPGAGKSTLVVRAALELAEAGHPLMVVAQTNAQVDDLVLRLAEKNPELPVGRLHSSDADPYDKALDGLENVRKSAKAADLAGMAVVISTAAKWAHVKVDEPWRHAIVDEAYQMRSDALLAVAGLFERALFVGDPGQLDPFAIVGSEQWAGLSYDPSASAVTTLLAHNPDLPQHRLPVSWRLPASAAPLVSDAFYPYTPFRSGTGHGDRALSFAVPSDGSGPDRVIDEAAASGWGLLELPARHTPRTDPEAVRAVATVVRRMLDRGGAATSERSPDPSPLTADRIAVGTAHRDQAAAVRTALADLGVTDVVVDTANRLQGREYDVTVVLHPLSGRPDATAFHLETGRLCVLASRHRHACVVVCRAGVTDLLDDYPSTEPVQLGTVVKFPDGWEANHAVLAHLAEHRVAWRP; via the coding sequence GTGACCACGGTGTTCGACCCCTCGGCCGCCGCGGCCCAGGCCACCGACGCGATCCTCCACGACACCCTCCACGGCACGGCGCGCGGTGTGGTCGTCGACTCCCCGCCCGGCGCCGGCAAGTCCACGCTGGTGGTCCGCGCGGCGCTGGAACTGGCGGAGGCCGGTCACCCGCTGATGGTGGTCGCGCAGACCAACGCCCAGGTCGACGACCTCGTCCTGCGGCTCGCCGAGAAGAACCCCGAGCTGCCGGTGGGGCGCCTGCACAGCAGTGACGCCGACCCGTACGACAAGGCGCTCGACGGCCTGGAGAACGTACGCAAGTCGGCCAAGGCGGCGGACCTCGCCGGGATGGCCGTGGTGATCTCGACCGCCGCGAAGTGGGCGCACGTCAAGGTCGACGAGCCGTGGCGGCACGCCATCGTCGACGAGGCGTACCAGATGCGCTCGGACGCGCTGCTCGCGGTGGCCGGGCTGTTCGAGCGGGCGCTGTTCGTGGGCGACCCGGGGCAGCTCGACCCCTTCGCGATCGTGGGCAGCGAGCAGTGGGCGGGCCTCTCCTACGACCCGTCGGCCTCGGCGGTGACGACCCTGCTCGCGCACAACCCTGACCTGCCGCAGCACCGCCTGCCGGTCTCCTGGCGGCTCCCGGCCTCCGCGGCGCCCCTGGTCTCGGACGCCTTCTACCCCTACACGCCGTTCCGCAGCGGCACCGGCCACGGCGACCGCGCCCTGTCCTTCGCCGTGCCGTCGGACGGCTCGGGCCCCGACCGGGTGATCGACGAGGCGGCCGCGTCGGGCTGGGGCCTGCTGGAGCTGCCCGCCCGGCACACCCCGCGCACGGACCCGGAGGCGGTACGGGCGGTGGCGACGGTCGTCCGCCGCATGCTGGACCGCGGCGGCGCGGCGACCTCGGAACGCTCGCCCGACCCCTCGCCCCTGACCGCCGACCGGATCGCGGTCGGCACGGCCCACCGGGACCAGGCGGCGGCGGTCCGGACGGCCCTCGCCGACCTCGGCGTCACCGACGTGGTCGTGGACACGGCGAACCGGCTGCAGGGGCGCGAGTACGACGTGACGGTGGTCCTGCACCCCCTCTCCGGCCGCCCCGACGCGACCGCGTTCCACCTGGAGACGGGCCGCCTCTGCGTCCTGGCCTCCCGCCACCGACACGCCTGCGTCGTGGTCTGCCGGGCGGGCGTGACCGACCTCCTGGACGACTATCCGTCGACGGAGCCGGTGCAGCTGGGGACGGTGGTGAAGTTCCCGGACGGCTGGGAGGCCAACCACGCGGTGCTGGCGCATCTCGCGGAACACCGGGTGGCCTGGCGGCCATAG